One Triticum dicoccoides isolate Atlit2015 ecotype Zavitan chromosome 3B, WEW_v2.0, whole genome shotgun sequence genomic window, ATACCGTACCATacaattattttttttgaaacgaggcaaaagatttgccattttcattgattaagaagaaaagaattgcccggttaattggcggaaaaccgggctaaaaccgatacaAGTCAACCCATATGATATGGGcaccaccggccaacctggccaccgacatggGACACACAGCTGCAAAGAAGAAAGGCATTCACCGAGAAGTCGcaagcgtcatcgtcatcaccggctGCCTCGAACGGCGACTCCGACTTCAGCATACAGCTCCAACCTCGAAGCCAACCCGCAAACAGCTGCATAGAAGCCACGACGGCACATGCCACCAGAAGGCCACACGCGCAAGCAACCGACAGCTCCGACTTTGACGACGAGCCTCACCAAGGAAATATGCAGGGCTTGCGCCGACCGTGCCCACAGAAGAGCACCTCAGACACGTCGGGAAGAACCGGCTACCGAAGTCCACGCTGCGACCTGAGCTCCTCTCGACGACATCATCGTTGCCAAACAGAAACCAGCGCCCCGCCTCAGCAAACCAtgcggcgaagatgccgccatccaCGACGAAGATGCCGCAATCCACCAGTCTTCCGGTCGTAGCCGGCTCCGAGACGATGCCCCCAAGAAGGAGAAGACGCGAAGACGCCTCCATCGCCCGACCCAACGGATCTGAGGTTTCCCTCCGGAGCCAAAGCCGTGGGGAGGAGGAGCACACCTCCACGACGACGCTTCCAAGAAAGATCACGGCACCCGCGGGTACCGCCGTCGCCGGCTCCAAAGAAGGCCGGAGCAAAGATTTCTCCCGGAGATGCGCCGACCACCTTCCACCACCGACCGCCGCCCATCGTCCACCACCTGCTGAGGCCGACCTCATTCTGACCACGGGATCCCACGATCCACCACGACCAGACACTCACCACCCCCTGGCCGAAGCCGCCGTCCACCACCGCAGCACCACCGTAGCCACCACCACCGCAGCAACCAACGCCGCATCGCCAGGAGCAGCACCCAGATCAGAGCCGCTCGAGCGAAGCAGCTGAGCAGGAGCAGGCCGTTCACTCGCAGCACACCTCGCGCCCCGGAGAAACCATCCAGTCGCTGCGCCCGTTCAGTCAGTCGCAGCGCCCGACgtgcgccagccgccgccgcgcccggcagtCGATCCGCGCCCCACGCACACATCCAGAGCCTCCGCGCGCACGTACGTCGTCCACGCCCGTCGTCCACGCCCAGGCCACGCCGGGAGCTCGGTCCGAGGCCGCCGCCTCGGAGCCCCATCCACCACACCGAGCCACCAGCACAACCGCCAGCACCACCACAGTGCCCAGCAGCCGCCGAGGACTGGCGCCACCACGCCTGCCGGCAGCCATGGCCGAGATCCTACCGGCCAGAACCAGATCCAGATCGGACTGGACCGGAACAGGGCAGGGACCCCGGGCCGCCGCTACCGCAGGTCACACCACCGGACGAAGCACGCCCCACCACCGCAGCCAACGCGCCGAGCCGCCGCCGGAGGTTCACCGCACCAAGCCGCCAAGAGCCCCATCGGTGGAACTCCACGCCGCCGCTAGAGGGGAGGGGGCCGCGCCCAGGAGAGACCCCGCCGCCACCGGCACTGCACGGGCTTCGCCCGGCAGCGGCccacggtggcggcgaggggaaggggagggagggGGGTGGCCGGCGGCGGGGTCTGGGGTTCCCCCCGTGCCGCCTCGGATAGGGACGCGGGGGTCGGGAGCTGCTACACCGTACCATACAAATTAGtgatagcagattggttggggatgCCGGTGCTAGGGCTCAATCAATGTATTGCACCAAAGACATGAGATGTAAGTTGTATTTTGTTGGGGCTATAACGAACAATTCTATTCAACCTCGATATTCAAAACAAGCCTATTCATCTCATGCAACACTGGATATTGGAGGAAGAGATAAAATAGAACACATTTAAAATTTTATATTTTAACATGTACAACATACTATAATAGCCAAAAACAGGTAACTGTAAATTATAGCAAGTGATTATAGATCGAAGgatgatcaacattttcttcatacATCGACCTCATTGTAAAATTAACATGGAGAAGACACTAGCTAGCTACTTAAGGCGTTTCCATCCCCTGTCATAGTCAATTAATAAATAGATATCATGAACTGTTTGTAGGATGTTTATTAAATACAGTTATGTGTGGATTTTAGTGTGTGCACAGATTCATTTACTATCATACCAATGCTCTCAGTCGTTCGTTAATTCTTGAAACATCTATGCCAATTCTTGTGCTGAAGGCCTGCATAATAACAAAAGGAGAAATTTATGAAATTAGTTAACTTAACTGTATGCAaaatagataacatcataattttaTATCTTGATGGAAACAAAGCCAATTGCATCTAATTAAATTTAGCACATACATTCCAGCCAGTATGGAGGGACGAATAACAAAGGAATTTTATTAGGATTTGCATGGCAAGTGTGTACATCTAAGGTCATATTCAAATTTTTGGCTAGCTTTTCTCCTTGTTTATTTTCTTTCTATGTTTCTACAGCCTAGGAAAGTGATTCGAGAGGAATCTATGGATCTGCAGCATCCTCTCTTTTTTTGACAGAAACACTCTCATGTTTTATTATGTGCATTTTTCTTGTATATATTTCATTAATTCAGCGTAATGTTACACTAGGACAAACAGTACCCTTCAAATAAATTTTAACACATATTTTCGAAGGCTATCGAGCCAACGTTCCAAAATGAAAGATTTTTTTTTTTGCCACAAAAATCATTTCTTTCAGGGACTAATGCTTTTTAGATATGAATCCAGTGATACAATTTTAATGCCACATAACCCATATTTATTGGTCTAATTAATTATTTGTCAAAACTTGGATCCAAGGAATTGTGCGTGGCTTACATTTTGCAGCATAGATGTGTTTATACGTTGCAAATATAAAGACTATACCTACATATGTACGTACCCGGGAGTGTATAGTGTAAAATATTTTGTGGCCAGCAACAGAATGATTGGCGTTGACGATGTCGGCCCCTTCTTCTTCGTGAATGGTGATCACCTCATGGAGCTTGATCGGTCTCTTCGTGCTGCATATCAGCCGCACCTCCATGCTTGATTCGTCGGATTGTCGCACCTCCACTACTGTTGGTGATGCCTCCAAATATTTTTCTCCTTCCAGTGACCCGCAACCGCTACTTGTGTTTGTGGTGGTTGTGGGCGTTCTGATGTCATTAACTCCCCGTGAGGTAGCCATGGCTTGCATTGAGGCCTTCTTACGTTGCAGCTCATCTACCCTCTCCTTGAGCTTCTTGATGTATGATGCGGCCACATCCAGGCTGCCTAGTTGGGTCACTGTATCCTATAAACACATTTAATGCACAATAATGTGAACAGATTATATACAGGAGCTTTTTTTTAGTTTTGATGACATGATTTCTTGGGCTCAGATAGCCATTCCTTTTCAAGACAATGGAAGAGTTATAACTTTCTGGTCTATGCATCGTTAGTTGATGTTGGGGAAGTGACTTAATTCGTAAATTATCTTCAAGATCTTACTGCATACTATCTTCCTCTCCATTACGAATTGATATTTACTTTCTAAATGTTGCCGTCCTACATTGTCGATTCATTATTAGCTAGCAAGCCCCTTTAGTGAAGTTACTCTTATTATTATCTGAGAATGTTTGGCATGAACAGCCACATGGGCCATCCCGTCTCATTGATGCACTGCATAAAGCAATATTATATGCATTCTCTTATTTGTGGACATGCGAATTCAGAGCTGGAGGAGTTTTGCAAGATTGCAAGATGGCCATAATAATGCTTGCAAACTGCAGACGGAAAGACTTCGTATTTCTAACGTGACAGTTAGTTATTTCCTGAAAACTTGGAGCTGCATTTCAGAGTATGGCAGGAAAAATGAACTCGGTCGAGGAAAGCAGCACATTCCAAGAAAACTTATTGCCTGTAGAACTGAATTGCTAGCTACCGTTGAGTACGATATTTCATGTGATGAGAAGGACAATACTAGTGGCCATTAAATTTAATGGTTTTCTCACCTATGAGGCTATAATTAAATCTGCTCGGGGATGAGATCACGATATAAACATGGAGAATTGGAGACTATTCAGTTATAGCTATAGGTAATGAGAAAAAAATGAACATGAGAAGAGAAGTGTGTTCTTTGTTCTTACAGCGTGGGGGTTGTCTTCTTTGGGGATGAGGGACGCTAGCTTGTCGCAGAGCGCCTTCATGCGCTGCCGCCTCTCCTTCTCCGAGTCTTTCTTCTCCATCAGTAGCTTCTCCGTCGGCGTCCCGGCCGTGCCGACGcttgccctggtcctcttcccgccCCTCGCCGGCTTCGCCTTCACCTCCATCTAGCTCAGGGGGTAGAGATCGATCAGAATGTCTGTGTCAATGGGTGTGGATCGAAATGcaataaaaatgaagaagaagaagaagaagaagaagaagaagaagaagaagaagaagataccgAGGCGCAGGCAGCTGCTAGCTTCATGGTGGCAGAATGAGAatggaggaagaagaacaagtgcttGCGTGGCGTGGTCTAAATGGACGTGTACGGATAAGGGCCAGCCAAGGTGGCCTATGGGAGCTTGGGAAATACTCTACCTCTACGTGTATATATAGggatcttgaaaatatttttaaaaatgtgtgtgtgtgtgtgtgtgtgtgtgtgtgtgtgtgtgtgtgtgtgtgtgtgtgtatacgaGGTATATGTGGCTGCAGAAGTGAGATGATGTACGTACACATCCTATTGGTTGGAGAGGGTTCAAGCACCGATGGAGAAATATCAACGGATCTTTGCTTGCAAGTATACGTACGTACAAATGCCGTGTGTGTCGGCAGCGCGACACGGCATTCAATGCCGGGACAGGGGTGACAGCAGCGTGGACGTGGATCCATTGGTTAAGCACGATCGATACAGGAACGACATGCATGCATGATTGAGCGCAAGTGGGAGCTGGGATTTCCACCGTTTGTACCTCGCCATTGTTGCTCTTCACCACAATAAacttactccctccgatccatattagttGTCGCTACATTGGTTTGAGCGAGAACTAATATGGATCGGTACAGGAGCGCCGGACGTATGTGGGCTTCGGCGGCGCGGCTGGCGGGTCTCCCGGCGGCGTCTTgggcggcgcggcggtggcggccTGTGTGTCGCGAGGTGGTGGCTACGTTGGGTCTGCCCGGTGGTCGCGGGTGGATGATGTGGATCTCATCTGAGGCGGCAGGCGGCTCCTCTCGTGCGACCCGAAGGCGGCGGCTGGGGCGGCGCCCCCAGGCCGTCCGGCGGTGGCTGAAGCACCAtagccggcggagcggcggccctgAGATGGACGGCGGTGGTGGCAGCGCCCCATCCGGCGGGATGGGCTGTTCTGGTCGGAGATGGTGACGGCGGTGACTGCGGATCCAACGCCCCGATCGGATCCGCTGCGGGGAGGCCTTTTGCCGACCGGCGGCGCGCGGAGGGGCCGGCGAGGAGATGCCGGATCTCCGCCGGAGTACCGACGGCGACGTACGTCTTCGTGGCGAGGTTCCGCTCGGTTCCAGTCAGTCGCGAGATCGGGACGACGTGACTTCCGATGAAATCGCGCCTGACTGCGGTCTTGGTGGACGATGGTGGCGTCTCGGACGTCGTTCCTTTCTCGAGGCATCATTGTTGCAGGTCACGTCAACCTGATCAGGAAGTTCCGGGGGAAACTctagatctgggtctaccggatcGAACGATGACGGCGCCTTCGGTGTTGTTCTTCCTCCTAGGGGCATCCTTTTGGAGCAAGCGCTggttggaggggacaagaggaggagcggtgtttcATCCTGCCCATTGATGACggtggatctcggcggcgtggcacagtggagactcggcgcccgatgcaCGGAGATGGAATCGTGCAGGAGGGTGACGCTGTCTGGCGTCGGCGGCAGTTAGACCGAGCAAGATAGATGCGAcaatacaactctgaagatggattgatggcaggcggctgcggcggcctcatacccggcaggcgtcctggttgaggagcacgccggactggtgggtgcccatacccggcaggcgtccaggCTGGGacatcaggtcttagatgttaggtttggctgcgaggtttgTTTGGTatcaggcccagactatcagcgccccttcatcaactcgaTAGGAGTAGCGATAGATGTTGCTTAGAcgatggctttagtcttactgttgtatgactatgCAAGGTCTTGTGTCAATAATTAATAAGATGGATGTATGCATTGTccagatgcagagaccgggggtattttcctccttttctaaaaaaatgtccTTGGAGcaaacacacccaaagaaaacacatCTAGTTTATTATTAGGTAGGCTTCTCAAGGTCTGCCTgcttaatttttttttattttttgttatttGAACAGATTCGCTTCCGATGAAGCGGCATCAATTTTTATTCTTGCCAATCGACTAGCATTTTAAAGATTTCAATTGATTTATCTTTGTACTCTATTGCTGCATATTGATCTGACACTAGTTGCACaccacaaatacaattgctatatttgtaATGTTTAACTATGTTTGTTTGACATTCTTACCAGTATGCTCGATTTATTTTGCGGGTTTGATTTAAATTAAGCCAatcctttattttctttctttgttgCAACTGCAGCATATTGGCACACTGAAGGATGGACAGACCGCCATCGGTTAGAGTATGTGTCCCTGCTGCAAATCATTTGCTCCAAGTTTAGATTGTTATTGGTAAACTTGGTCCAAGTTTACAAAATTTGATGTAAGGTCAAAGCTAATATACAGAGTAAATAAAACGGAGTGAATATCATGGAGAGTGCGCGTCCTCGATGCAATCCTTTTTGTTTGTTTCTTTGTTTGGAAATGAAGAGTTTGCAGTAGACGGCATGCCAATAGAACTTTGGGATTATAGGTGAACAGAGTATTTTCGTGGCTAGAAGCAGAGCAACATGCGTACGTAGGCGCTGGTGACGCGAGCAAAGCTGACGTAGGTCTGCACTAAGTGTAGGATAGTGCGACAAATTGGTCTTGGTCGCTCATCCATCCGTTGAAGAAAAACGACACAAATACACTGCCGGCCGCAGCTACCAGACTCCTCCTCGATATATGGATCCCAGCAAGCCGGTGACGCAAGCAGGAGTGACGCATGCACCAAGTGTTGTGCTCAAACGTTTAGCTGGGTATGCATGCATGACTGTTTCGATCCGTGACAGGAGTCCGTGTTCTTGTTTGTTCCATCTTTAGAAGGCACTGTAAATCCTCATATGAGCTAGTCAAAGAAAAGCACGACAAAACAACCCGAGCACACTATAACAAACACCAGAGTACTGATTCGTGCGCTAGCCAACTCAACCAAAAGCCCGAACCGACGAAAAAAAGCGGGTAATATATTTCAACACAGAGTGCATCACTAGACGCCTTCATTAAGCAGCCGCGAAAATGCACGGGAGAACCCGGACTACTGTGACTCGGCGAGACACAACCAATCCCGAGGACGACATGCGAACACGTTCCCCATGGAAGAAACTACCGGACTTTGTCGTGCCATCACCATCAAACCACCGCCTAAGGTGACCCACTGCCCTCTCGATCTAGATGAAAGGAGGCCAAAGGGAAGATGTGGCCTCTTCTAGAAGATAGATGCATGCAAAGAAGACCATTAGCTGACCGAACAGATGCGCTGCGAATTAAAACTTGAAACCATCTCGAACACATGACCCTGTCCTAGAGACACCCGCACTCGATTCCAGCAAGAGGGTCACGACACAAAGCGCCACCAATACCGCGTCTACCGGAGCGGACACATGTTTTTATCCCAAGAGGGATGCGACACCTGCTAGCTCCGGGCGCCAAGCTTTCGcccagactagccacaatggtgagtaacatacactagtaacatacacatatccctagactatattactatattcatagtgggtagtaacataagtgtggtaacatgcaaagcttcatttattaggttatagactcatattgcattgggacatatgatgttacagtaactagctaagttaatataactatctctctcctcattaactcattgccacataagcaattttgctgagttggactcgatgttactgtactcccactgtggctagtctcagCCCCTCGCACACACCTTGCTGAGGggattcgatctacttgacacatcACAACCAACCACGGACTCCAGACCGGGATTAGCGCTTGGCGGCCACCAACGGCCACAACTTTGTGAGGCATAAGTTTGCGTGTGTATACATGTATCCCGCGGTAGATTCAATAACAgttttgctctgtttttttcttcttagGTCAATCTGGCGTTCACATCCATGTAAATCTAATCTTTTCTGAGGCTGTGAGATAAGATTTAAATCTTTAGTTTCACTACATTTTATGCAATGAACATTTCTAGAGGTCCACCTACACAAACAATTTTGGCACAAGAAAATGCGCAATGAATGGTTCTTGACTTGCTACATGCACGAAAAATATCTTTTAGTAAGAAAAGATAGTCGCTGCCCGAATTAATGCACATAAGCTTCCATCCAAGAAAACTAAAATATATAGCTCGAGAAACCCAATCTGAAGTGGTTACTGTTCATCGTTAGCTTTTTGTTCGATTCATGATTTGTGTTTAAATTTTGTATATAATTTTTCGCGGCATATATAATTGGCACCTACTGTATCTGTgtcattattttactttattttcttGGAATGTTTCTTTTTTAATTTGATAGCAAGGGTTTTCAGACTTAAGAGTACCCGGGAGTATATATATTGTCGTGTTCACTTTGTGTATATGAAAATGTACAATAAATGAATGGTTTTTTCTGCCTCGTGCATTGAAAATATCTGATGGATGCATGGCCAGGAAGGAAGCACGAAAAACTGGATCAATTTTTTGTGGAAGCTCGCTAGCTGCTGGATGTCACATTCCAGGCCGGATAGATATCCTACCGGCGATAGCGAGGAGTATCTCTGTCACTAAATCCAGACAGGAGCAGGGCCGACAGATATGCACATGCGTGCAGTCCAGATCAGTATGCAGCTAACACAAAAGCCAAAGCAATACTATCCATCAACAGCGCTAGCTACCAATGCACATAATAATAAGGGCCATGCTCAATCGAATTGAGTAAGTTTGTGAGCTATCTTAGTGTGGTCCTGTGGTAGCCATTTGGGTCCTAGCCTAGCCTGCCTGCTGTTGCTTGTTGGCTGCATATACATATACATACGCATATATGTGTATCAATAATTGAGGTTTTGCAGCAACGGAAGGTGCATGAAGACAATTGTGCAGTGAATGTACCGCGTCCTCATCCATGGTCCACATATACTTGGTCCACATACATGGTACTGGGTAGTCTTGCCTTGGCATGTGTAACTTCTATCTCTTTTACGTTTACTCGACTCCATGGCCTCTTATCATTGTGCCGCCGATTCAAGATTGGAAAGAAATGCAGCTCGCTTGTGGAGTAGGAGATACATAGCAATTGTTTGTTTTACGCCCTCTCTGGTTGTAAATATGTGTCGTCTCGGAGATTAAAATGTATCCAACATACACCTTTAGCTCGTATGCGTATATATTAGTAAATATACACAAACATAAATGTTACGGAAGTTTTTTTTCATTTTAAAAAATCTAACAAATATTTCACCTTATCAATGTAAATAGTTTTTTTATATTTTAGCAGCCAAAGTTACTCcagttttttttctaaaaaaaagttaCACTTGTTTAACTGAGTGCTTTCTTGGACAACATATATCTTCtacatctaaatagctagcccccactaactatttctctcaacatgcaagcatgccacatcgTCGCACAACATGCATGAGAAAAGGCCCATTCCCACTACCATATGTCTGAACATGCATGCATGCCACTTCATCATGACATGCATGGAAAAAAGGCCCATCTCAACATTAAACATACATGAGCATTTTCATTCTATTATGTGATATATATTTAATCACCCTTTTATAACTATATAATAATCAAACATAATAAATTATATGTATTTTTAGTTTTAGCTTTTTATACTATTAATTCAAATATTCTTGTTTTGTACAACGAATCACACCGAACTATATTGCAAAATATTCCTGCAACAACGTGCGGGCTATCATCTAGTTTATGAAACAAATAGGTGATACTCCTACAATCACGTTCTAACTTTGCCAAAAGACGGAAAAGAAAAGACACAGGTGAGTAGGGCACAAAAATCATATGCATTCGATACAGTATGTATAGTATCAATTCCAATCATGTACCGTGATTACAAAATTTCCACCATTAAGCGGAAAAGGCTTTGCTTGGTTTGAAAATCTTGTAGATATGCTGGCAGCCGCCATAGGTACGGCTCCACAGGAGCGCTGAATTGTTAGTCAAGTCTCCTTGCTGCTGATACACGCTGGGTCAAGTCTGAAAATGTCACTCATGACCCTTCTTAATCACATTCACAATCGGAATCAGTTGCCCACTTGTCACTCACAAGTCACAAGCAGAGGACATGCATGAATTGGTAAGGAGTGGGCAAATATTGGTGCACGGCAAGTAGTGGAGACCACAACCTCGGGTTTTGGCAAACACTACCCATCACCACATCGCTTTCAAGTTCCCGAGACAAACCTCAGGGACCCCTACTACCATGGAGACAGTTTTGCAGAGCATTGTCCAATCATTTGACCCATTTTCATCACTGGTAAAAAGATATTTTCTTATCCTCTTGCACTGCAAACTTCATTTTGATCGCAAAAACACTTACCCTTCTTTCCGCCACAAAGATACACGACACCGATTTAGCAAAATTTAGCACGGGGGGTGCTGGTATTAAGTAGACGGATTAGATTGGGTTAAATTTTGAAAGATGGTGAATTATTTGCTGAAATTTTGAAAATGGTGAATTTTGTCAATTCTCGCCAAGGTTTGAAATATTGGGTCACGGTCCATATTGATCTGATTTTGGCAAATCAAATATTAGTCAGCGGGCGATATAACGTACGACAGGCAGTTAAATCAAGAAAAAATATGGAATTTTCGGCTAAGCT contains:
- the LOC119274225 gene encoding uncharacterized protein LOC119274225, which gives rise to MKLAAACASMEVKAKPARGGKRTRASVGTAGTPTEKLLMEKKDSEKERRQRMKALCDKLASLIPKEDNPHADTVTQLGSLDVAASYIKKLKERVDELQRKKASMQAMATSRGVNDIRTPTTTTNTSSGCGSLEGEKYLEASPTVVEVRQSDESSMEVRLICSTKRPIKLHEVITIHEEEGADIVNANHSVAGHKIFYTIHSRAFSTRIGIDVSRINERLRALDVVAATTISMDKKGGNNHCQYSNCDNGGCSCLQRSSKMGPPSLKGSKLLDHIFEDNDNQPPNYMTTYYIDTNSYAGKGAWTT